One stretch of Vulpes lagopus strain Blue_001 chromosome X, ASM1834538v1, whole genome shotgun sequence DNA includes these proteins:
- the RGN gene encoding regucalcin, whose product MSSIKIECVLRENCRCGESPVWEEAANSLLFVDIPAKKVCRWDSLSKSVQHMTVDAPISSVALRQGRGYVATIGTKFCALNWENQSAVALATVDKDKKNNRFNDGKVDPAGRYFAGTMAEETAPAVLERHQGSLYSLFPDGHVEKYFDQVDISNGLDWSLDHKIFYYIDSLSYSVDAFDYDLQTGKISNRRSVYKLEKEEQIPDGMCIDTEGKLWVACYNGGRVIRLDPQTGKRLQTVKLPVDKTTSCCFGGKDYSEMYVTCARDGMDPESLLKQPEAGGIFKITGLGVKGIPPYPYAG is encoded by the exons ATGTCTTCCATTAAGATTGAGTGTGTTTTGCGGGAGAACTGCCGGTGCGGAGAGTCTCCGGTGTGGGAGGAGGCGGCCAACTCTCTGCTCTTCGTAGATATTCCTGCGAAAAAGGTTTGCCGGTGGGATTCGCTCAGCAAGAGCGTGCAGCACATGACCGTGG ATGCCCCCATTAGCTCTGTGGCCCTTCGCCAGGGAAGAGGCTATGTCGCCACCATTGGAACAAAGTTCTGTGCTTTGAACTGGGAAAATCAGTCAGCAGTTGCCCTGGCCACAGTagataaagacaagaaaaacaatcGGTTCAATGATGGAAAGGTGGATCCCGCTGGAAGATACTTTGCTG GCACCATGGCTGAGGAAACGGCCCCAGCAGTTCTGGAACGGCACCAGGGGTCCCTGTACTCCCTCTTTCCTGACGGCCATGTGGAAAAGTATTTTGACCAGGTGGACATCTCCAATGGTTTGGATTGGTCCCTGGATCACAAGATCTTCTATTACATTGATAGTCTGTCCTACTCCGTGGATGCCTTTGACTATGACCTGCAGACGGGGAAGATCT CCAACCGCAGAAGTGTTTACaagctggagaaagaagaacaaattccAGATGGAATGTGTATCGATACTGAGGGGAAGCTCTGGGTGGCCTGTTACAATGGAGGAAGAGTGATTCGTTTGGATCCTCAGACAG GGAAAAGACTCCAAACTGTGAAGTTACCTGTTGATAAAACAACTTCATGCTGCTTTGGAGGGAAGGACTACTCTGAAATGTATGTGACCTGTGCCCGGGATGGAATGGACCCTGAGAGTCTTCTGAAGCAGCCTGAAGCTGGTGGGATTTTCAAG ataaCTGGCCTTGGGGTCAAAGGAATTCCTCCCTATCCCTATGCAGGATGA